GACAGGAACCTCCAAAACCCAGTCAGTCGATATATTTATGGATTTCGCAAGCGAATAATTGAACCTGTATTTGGGCAGATGAAACATTGTCAGGGTTTCCCCGGCTTTCTCTTACGTGGACTTGAGAGCGTGTCCCGTAAATCATATCAGCCGAAGATTTCGATTCGGCCAAATTTTGGCCTTATGCCCCTCTGGACTTTCTGGAAATGCTGATTATTGAGATTCATTGTCATAAGAGCCTTATTCCACCCCCTGTTTTCCTCTATTTTATGCTCATATTGCCGTTTTTCTGTCGCCATATCTGTATAGCTTCAAAATATTGTGCGCACTGCACCATAAGGTGAATTCGTTCTTAACCTTCTCAACTATATGTCCTATAAAACTATTATTGGACTGCTTATTCTTTACAATGTTAAGTATGAGACGCCCGGTAATCCTTATAACTTCATCTCCACGGCCGAAGCCATAATAGTCATTGAAGGGTTTAAAATAATCAAGGTCCGCATACGCAAAGGCAAACTCTTTGCCCTTATCAAGCCTGTCCTGTATCTGCCTGTTTATTGAAATATTCCCTGGGAGCCTTGTTAAAGGATTGATCTCGACAACCCTTTTCGATCTAAGAATACATAAATTAACCCTTGTAAGTATTTCTCTTTCAAGCTCGGTTTCCCAAATATAATCTTCAGCAAATGAGAAATCCCATCTGGAGATATCAAACTGATCAGGCAAAACAGCAAGAACAGGCAATTGATTAAATATGGGATCTTTCTTTAGACTATTAAGGATATTGATTGTGAAAGAATCATCCATATTGATAGCAAGAATCATCAGATCTGGCATAGAATTATAGATATAGTCCAGGGCAGGCTCTATCTTGCTGAAAACAAGTATCTTGTACAAATTTTTCAAGACACTTTCTATGATATTTATTGAAATGATATATTGGGAGACAATTACAATTGTATTCATTTATAGAGATAGTTCTTCCGTTACCTCCAGGGAATCTTCCATTTCTTCTAGTATCTCTCTCAGGTCCGTTTCACTCAATTTAAGGACCTCAAAAGCGGCGGGATTTAGCGCGGGCACAAAGGGATCACCGGCAAAACCCACCCCGTTTGCCCGCAGGAGAATATCAGCCAGATGAACAATTGCGGTTTCGATGGGGGCACTTTTTGAGAGATGGGGTCTGTGATGATATCTTATGACTTCTATCAAGTTGCGAGGGAAAAGCCATTTTTCTGCCAACCAGGATCCTATGTCGGCATGATTAGCAACAAAGTGATCTCCTTCTATCTCAGCTATTGTAATATCCTTGAGTTTCGCTTCATTCATTGCTTCTTTGTATTCCTTGGGGAACTCAAGGATTAAGATGATCTTTCCTATGTCATGGAGTAGCCCCGCTGCATAAACGTCATCGTAGTCCTTTAGCCCCTTCCTTTTGGCCATTAGCCTTGATGTAATGGCACACCCGAGAGAGTGTTCCCATAGCCCGAGCATAGCATTCTGCATGAGTTCAAATACAGAGACGCCGACAAGCAATCCCCTTATGACATTCGAGCCAAGAAGTACCGTTGCATGAGATGCAGAAGAAATTCTGCCTGGAAACCCATAGAATGCTGAATTAACCATCTTTAGAATTTTGGTGGTCAGAGCAGGATCATTTGATATAAAATTACCGATTTCTTTCAAAGATATTGTGGGATCCTCTATAATTTTTGAAATCCGTTTCAGGGTGCTTGGTATCGTTGGGAGGTTATTGATATTTTCAACTTTCCTGCGCAGACTTTTTATGTCCATGTCAATCATACAAGCCCTCTATATGTTCCTTTACCAGCTTTTTTAACATATTCATATACGGCCTGTCCTCCACGTTTTTGAATCTCCGGTCCAGTTGCGCAAGTGCTTCATCTTTCGGTATGTCCTGCTGAGACGGACCATCTATATAGACACCATTGATTTCCATGTCTTGGATCTTCTTTATCAATGTTTCTGTCAGTTTTGTATCCTTGCTGAGCAGGACTATATTCCCCTTGGTCACGGGCCTCGCAAGGTTCATCCCCGGCTCGAGTTTATCTACAGGAACTTTTGGAACAGTTATTCTCCCTTCGTTTAGCCTAATCCTGAATATCAAAATAAAATAAGGATATTAAGATAAATTAACTGGCTACCTGCTATCAGAATAAAACAAAAAGCCGTCTGTTAATGACCAAATATGGATGAGTTCCCTAAAGGTCTTCCCGTATGATAAACGGCGTTCTGTCATACCATATGCAACAAATTATTGTAGAAATTCTATAGGGTTCAGCCAAGAAAATCAAGGAGGACTGGTGTTGTCAGGTGCCATTCCTGTTTCGTGAGTGCCTGGTATGGTCAAACGAATTACGTCGAGCGTGATGGACGAGATGCGACACCCGCATTCTGCTGAAAAAAACAAGGAAGGTCCTGGGTTCTGCTCAAGCGAAATCACTAAATCAGATCTTTTCAAGTATAATCTGAAGTAATTCGAATTATCTCTCTCTGCCTTTTAAACACATACCTGATGATCATCTCTCGATCATCTTCTGATAATTCTACAAATTTGACAGCAATACAATATCTGCCTTTTTTCTCTGACTTTGTAACCTTTCTCACTTCTCCAAGGACATCTATCTGGGTTTGAGTAGCCAGGGGCAAGAAAATCCTAAGGGCAATAATATCGCCAATTGAAAAGGCCTGATCCGCAATAAATCTTATTCCTGCCCCACTAATATTTACATTTTCATTCTTACTAACCGCATATTTTTCAGCGCGCTTGTCTTCCAATATATCCAAAATACGATCCATCTTCAGATTTGCCTGATATATAAGTTCATAAAGTAATCTTAAATCAACTTCTTCAATTTCAGGCGTTTTAAGAGGTTCGCCAAATATATTCTTGTATATAACTATTGGTCTATCTCTGTATTTCTTATAATTTTCCTGTGAAACTTTTTTGTAATGAACTTTCAGTATATTATCTACTCTTAAATACTTTCTGCCACACACTCTGGTGGCCTTAACTTCTGGAAAATCTTTTGAATCAATAATATTATAGCATATACTGTTTTTTAAAATATAAATGTCTGTGCCAACCGGGGGTGTCATTTTTTTGTCATCTACTTCAAATTCAATGACTATTACCTCATCCGACGAACTTTTTATATGACCTCTGGTGTTTATTACCTTGTCGCCATAAGTGAAACTGATATCTAATCCGGTCCCTGGCTTAAGCTCAACCTGTGTCTGCTCATTAATAGATTCCATAGAATATGACTCCCTGGGTCTGTAAGCCTGATATATGTTCAGTGAAGTCCGTGATCAGTTTGGGTATCGGCTTCCAGCCGGCTCTTTAAATAATACGCATTTTTTATGCCAGATCCCTCATTATTTACTATCAAGGCCATGAAAGACTGGTTGACAGAACAGGGCGTTCAGAAGATATTGACGGGACTTCTTGAGTATCTTTCTTTTTATTATCCCGAATAATATATTCAGACAGTGCTGTTGCAGCATCTTTCCATTGGTACCACTGTTGGGGATAATTGAGTATGTAGCCCTCAAGCCTGTGCCACGCCCTGGCAGCCAAAGATTCGTCTTTGCGACCGTCTGCAAGAGGCTCAATACATAACGTAAATCCTCTTTTTTCTCGCTTCATGAGTCCCATAAGTGCAGGCACTTTTGCCCTGTCGTATAGAAAGTCCAGTGTCCTGTCCTGTGGCACAGTGTGGCCGAAGACTGAAATTCGCTTATCAGGATACGGGCGCCACTCTGAGAATTCATCGCATTCGGTGATCAGGATTCTACCGCTCTTAATGGCCCGGAGCGCCCTGAATGCCACTTTAGGTTCACTGGCATCTATCAATACAACATCAAACTCTCTTGCCCTTTTTATAAGTTCCTCTTTCAGCTTCTTTGTCTTGAACCGGCATATCAATGCGATCTTGTAGCCGTTCATGGCCAATGAAAGCGGAAGGAACTCCACTGCCCCGAAGTGTCCGGTAACAAAGATGCACCCTTTCCCGTTTTTTGCGACATTGTCCAGATAGCTCTTGTTTTTTATATGTAGACGCAGTCGCAAAAAAATCAATCATTTTAGATAAGGGTCTATGGGCCATTATTAATTTTTCAAAGTAGTGATCAAAAATTCCCGTAAAGGTTTTGATCGAGTCCAAATAAGACGTCTGTTTTTTGACATTAAGCCTTAAGACATGGTTCAGGCAGAGTAATATCTTCATTCTGTCAGTCCGTTTTAAGGAGAAGTATAAAAACCC
The sequence above is a segment of the Deltaproteobacteria bacterium genome. Coding sequences within it:
- a CDS encoding histidine kinase → MIDMDIKSLRRKVENINNLPTIPSTLKRISKIIEDPTISLKEIGNFISNDPALTTKILKMVNSAFYGFPGRISSASHATVLLGSNVIRGLLVGVSVFELMQNAMLGLWEHSLGCAITSRLMAKRKGLKDYDDVYAAGLLHDIGKIILILEFPKEYKEAMNEAKLKDITIAEIEGDHFVANHADIGSWLAEKWLFPRNLIEVIRYHHRPHLSKSAPIETAIVHLADILLRANGVGFAGDPFVPALNPAAFEVLKLSETDLREILEEMEDSLEVTEELSL